The DNA window GCCTGAGACAAATCCATCTTTCCATTTAAGAAAGCGCGTTGGGTAAACTCCCCCGGTTGAGCCAAAGACGCTCCTTTTGATATAAGAAGCTGTAATATATTTTGTTGAATATAAATAGAACCATGACAGGATATCTCTATTATATCTTCACCGGTAAACGAATGCGGATTTCGGAATACACTCACCAGTACGTCATCTAAAACAACGTTCTCTTTGATGATAGATCCGAAATGAACTGTATATGCTTTTGCTTCTGCAAGTTTTTTCGCCTTAAAGGATTTAAAAACAGCGTCAACTAATTCTATACATCCATTTCCCGACAGACGTATAATGGCTATCCCTCCTATACCTGCAGGTGTAGATATAGCTGCTATTATATTGTTTTCTTTCATAATCAATTCTTAATACGAATCAGCAATATGTTAAGTCCTAAAAAGTGACAAAGGTGACAAAAGTGACATGTTTTTACATTCTTTTTACTGTCACCTTTCTGCTTGCAATGCTCGGTATTCAGTATCACCTTAAATAGATAAAATTATACAGATCAAATAACTATTGCAAATTAATAAAACAAAGATATTAAATTGTTGGTTGGTTCTGAAATTATCCGACTTTCAAGAACATAATAAATTGATTATGAAATATAGCTTCCTCAGTTTTTCGGGGTTTCCTCGTAATTCTTTACTTCATAGAAATATATATTCTCACCCATCTCATTATGCTCCAGGTTTTCTCCCACTACTCTTATTATCCGATATGGTTTTTCGGATTTTTCTTTGGGTAACTCTGTCTGGATAATATAAGCACCCATGCTGGGATTATCTTTCCCTACATATTCCTGCACACGCTGTACAGAGTTGACTGCAACCTCCTTATCATCAATAAATACCTTCACTCTGAAAAATTCAGTTTTAACTGATACATCCATTTCTTTTTCTGCCTTAGCTTTATTTAGCTGCAATTCTTTGGAGTATGTAAGTACTTTTCCCACACTCATAGGTCGTGTGTATATAAAGAGGCCATTATATCCTCCCTCGACTTTGAATGCGTTTGTGCCATAAAGCTCCAGACGGTGATAACGTGGATTTATCGTCAGATCTCGATCTGCTATTACATTCCATGCCCAAAACTCAAGACGTTTGTCGTCGTCCGCCACTGCATCTCTTCGAGGATACTCTTTGGGGCGAAGTGCATAAAAAGACTTGTATTTCCCTTTCTTTACATTCTCCAGAGAGTAATAACCGTCTTTATCTGAATACGTTTGATAAGCAGGCGAAAAATCCGAATAATCAAGGCCTATCCAGCAACTGTCGATAGGATTTCCGTCGAAATCTGTAACCCGTCCTGATATTGTTACAAATTCTTGAGAATAAATGTTGTTGATACCTACTACGAATAAAATTAACAGAAATAGCCGAGTCCTTTTCATAT is part of the Dysgonomonas mossii genome and encodes:
- a CDS encoding carboxypeptidase-like regulatory domain-containing protein, translated to MKRTRLFLLILFVVGINNIYSQEFVTISGRVTDFDGNPIDSCWIGLDYSDFSPAYQTYSDKDGYYSLENVKKGKYKSFYALRPKEYPRRDAVADDDKRLEFWAWNVIADRDLTINPRYHRLELYGTNAFKVEGGYNGLFIYTRPMSVGKVLTYSKELQLNKAKAEKEMDVSVKTEFFRVKVFIDDKEVAVNSVQRVQEYVGKDNPSMGAYIIQTELPKEKSEKPYRIIRVVGENLEHNEMGENIYFYEVKNYEETPKN